The proteins below come from a single Zea mays cultivar B73 chromosome 8, Zm-B73-REFERENCE-NAM-5.0, whole genome shotgun sequence genomic window:
- the LOC100285865 gene encoding 60S ribosomal protein L18a gives MVAFRFHQYQVVGRALPTPGDEHPKIYRMKLWATNEVRAKSKFWYFLRKLKKVKKSNGQVLAINEIFERNPTTIKNYGIWLRYQSRTGYHNMYKEYRDTTLNGAVEQMYNEMASRHRVRSPCIQIIKTATVHFKLCKRDNTKQFHNSEIKFPLVHRKVRPPTRKLRTTFKASRPNLFM, from the exons ATGGTGGCCTTCAGG TTCCATCAGTACCAGGTGGTGGGGCGCGCGCTGCCGACGCCCGGCGATGAGCACCCCAAGATCTACCGCATGAAGCTCTGGGCCACCAACGAGGTCCGCGCCAAGAGCAAGTTCTG GTACTTCTTGAGGAAGTTGAAGAAGGTTAAGAAGAGCAACGGCCAGGTCCTGGCCATCAACGAG ATCTTTGAGCGTAACCCGACGACAATCAAGAACTACGGCATCTGGCTGCGCTACCAGAGCAGAACCGGCTACCACAACATGTACAAGGAGTACCGCGACACAACCCTGAATGGCGCTGTGGAGCAGATGTACAACGAGATGGCCTCTCGCCACCGCGTGAGGTCCCCCTGCATCCAGATCATCAAGACTGCGACGGTGCACTTCAAGCTCTGCAAGAGGGACAACACTAAGCAGTTCCACAACAGTGAGATCAAGTTCCCGCTCGTGCACCGCAAGGTCAGGCCGCCGACCAGGAAGCTGAGGACCACGTTCAAGGCTTCGAGGCCCAACCTGTTCATGTGA